From Pleurodeles waltl isolate 20211129_DDA chromosome 1_1, aPleWal1.hap1.20221129, whole genome shotgun sequence, a single genomic window includes:
- the CKS2 gene encoding cyclin-dependent kinases regulatory subunit 2 produces the protein MSHKNIYYSDKYTDERFEYRHVMLPKDLAKQVPKTHLMTEEEWRRLGVQQSLGWVHYMIHEPEPHILLFRRPLPKEQ, from the exons ATGTCGCACAAGAACATCTACTATTCTGACAAGTACACAGATGAGCGCTTTGAGTACAG GCATGTCATGTTGCCCAAAGATCTGGCAAAGCAAGTACCAAAGACTCACCTTATGACTGAAGAAGAATGGAGGAGGCTTGGTGTTCAGCAGAGTCTTGGTTGGGTTCATTACATGATCCATGAGCCAG AGCCGCATATACTGCTGTTTAGACGACCCCTTCCAAAAGAACAATAA